A segment of the Leptotrichia massiliensis genome:
CTGTAAATTTTATCCACATTAGAATCCGTAATCACAAATAATTTTTTTCCATTATAAATCTTTTTAATATACTTAGTAAATTTCTCAAAAAAATTCTTTCCAATTACAATATCATAAGAATTTTCCTCCAGTCCAACATTCAATATTTCCATAATTTTCTCCATTTCCTCTTCTTTATGTGTATATTAAAATATAGCAAAACCATTAAATTCTGTCATTTAAAATGATTTTACTATAAATAAAATTTTATTTAAAACTATCCCATTATATCCCCTTCAGAAAATTCCCCATTAATATTTGCAAGAACATTTATTATATGTCCTGAAAATATCATATCGTTATCTGAAAGATAAATACTGAAATTTCCATCCCCATAAATAGTCAGTCTTTCCACAGACATTATTTTTTCCATTGTTTCTTGCGTTATTTCACTATCTCTCAATTTTTCAGCACTTTCTTCTGATAACACTTGTTTCATATCTTCAACAAATTCATCAATTTCATCGTCTTCATAATAATCTTCGACATCAAACCAGTCGTTTGCTAATTCCAGCATTACTTCTGCCGAATTTTTTATAATTTTTTCATTCCAGCCATTCACATCTGACAGAATTTCCTTTAAAGTTTTAATTCTGTCTTCCATCTTTTCCTTATCAGTCTTTTCCTCATCCTTCTCATTTAACAGCTGATAATCAGATATATCAAAATACACATCTATTTTTTTATTATTTACCCAGTTAACCTCTGTTTCAAATCCATCGACACATTCAATTTCACCTAATAATTCATCTTTTATAACTTCTGCCATTTTACCCTCCATTAAGTTTTTGTTTGTCAAAAATGTTTTACAAATTATATCTTTTTTCAAGTTCCCTTTTTATATAAACTGACTGAAACTCTTCTTTTAACATATCCAATATAATTACATCATAAGTTTTTCCCATAATTTCTAAGGCTTTTCGCAATCGCCCAACTTCCTTAAAACCAACTTTTTTGTATAGATTGTAAGCTGGTTCATTATACTCAAATACACTTAGCGATATATTTCTCAGATTTAAAAATGAAAAACCATAATCGAGTATTAACTTTAGAGCTTCAGTTCCGTAACCTTTTCTCTGATATTTGGGATTTCCGATGAGAACTCCCAACGCACCATTTCTGTTTATAATATCTAACGAATTAAATCCAATATTTCCCAGAAGCTCGTCATTTTCAAGTAGTCTAACAGCAAACATTTTTTCTTTTTTTACTGAAATTAAAAATTCCTTTTCACTTTCAAAATCTATAATATTTGTATAGGAAAGATAACCCAAACCAACCGAAACTTTTATATCATTAACCATTTCAGCATATTCCTCAACATCATCAACAGAAATTGGCGAAAGATAAATGTTATCTCCTATCAATTTTTTCAAATACTTTTTCTCAGAATTATTCTCCATTTTATTCCTCCCAAATTAATCTCTCTTAATCAATTTTTTCCCGCCGTTTTGTTGAAATTATAAATTTTTCTTTTAAAGTTCCTAAATCATTGCTGTTTAAGGTTTCTTTTATTATATCTAGTTCTCTTTCAAACTGCTGTATCATTTTTAAAAGATTCTTTTTATTTCCCATAAAAAGTTCTGCCCACAAATCTTCATTTATTTTCGCAATTCTCGTCAAATCCCGATAAGAATCCCCAATAAATCGATTTGTATCGTACTTTTCACTATCACTGTTTACAAGCGAAACTGCAATTGCGTGGGTAAGCTGGCTCGTAAACGCAATAATCTCATCATGTTCCTTTGCCGTAAGAAAACTGACTTTCTTAAATCCCATCAGCTTCACAATTTCCGACAGCAATTCTAGATTTTCTTTTTTATTTTTTTCATCCTTAATAATTATATAATTTGCATCTTTAAATACTCTATTGTCTGCAAAATCAATCCCGCGTTTCTCACGTCCCGCCATAGGATGTCCAAAAATAAAGTCAATATTTCTTCCACTCTTCTCAATAATTGGATCAATATCCTTAATAATTTTCTCTTTAATTCCAACAACATCAGTAATTATAGAGTTTTCCTTAAAATAATTAATATTATTTACAAAAAACGACTTCATCAAATTCGGATAAAGAGTAATTATCACAAAATCCGACTTTTCCAAAGGCTCT
Coding sequences within it:
- a CDS encoding DUF2262 domain-containing protein; protein product: MAEVIKDELLGEIECVDGFETEVNWVNNKKIDVYFDISDYQLLNEKDEEKTDKEKMEDRIKTLKEILSDVNGWNEKIIKNSAEVMLELANDWFDVEDYYEDDEIDEFVEDMKQVLSEESAEKLRDSEITQETMEKIMSVERLTIYGDGNFSIYLSDNDMIFSGHIINVLANINGEFSEGDIMG
- a CDS encoding prephenate dehydrogenase yields the protein MFTILKKIENLTVTIVGLGVIGAAFAQSFKEMGIKTVYGIDIDEETIKKAEEKNIINKGFLETREPLEKSDFVIITLYPNLMKSFFVNNINYFKENSIITDVVGIKEKIIKDIDPIIEKSGRNIDFIFGHPMAGREKRGIDFADNRVFKDANYIIIKDEKNKKENLELLSEIVKLMGFKKVSFLTAKEHDEIIAFTSQLTHAIAVSLVNSDSEKYDTNRFIGDSYRDLTRIAKINEDLWAELFMGNKKNLLKMIQQFERELDIIKETLNSNDLGTLKEKFIISTKRREKID
- a CDS encoding GNAT family N-acetyltransferase — encoded protein: MENNSEKKYLKKLIGDNIYLSPISVDDVEEYAEMVNDIKVSVGLGYLSYTNIIDFESEKEFLISVKKEKMFAVRLLENDELLGNIGFNSLDIINRNGALGVLIGNPKYQRKGYGTEALKLILDYGFSFLNLRNISLSVFEYNEPAYNLYKKVGFKEVGRLRKALEIMGKTYDVIILDMLKEEFQSVYIKRELEKRYNL